One window from the genome of Lentisphaera araneosa HTCC2155 encodes:
- a CDS encoding ATP-binding protein — MQALNCYIYNDVSVSTGIIEAREWLDECMSDKQVKSLLLTVFAELAQNIIKYANRGKILLECTKFEGKDCVMICSKDNGPGIEKIEDALSENFSTSGTLGLGLPGIKRIMDEFQIESELGVGTVVRTFRYL, encoded by the coding sequence ATGCAAGCACTTAATTGCTATATCTATAATGACGTGTCAGTCTCAACGGGGATTATAGAAGCTCGCGAATGGTTGGACGAGTGTATGAGTGATAAACAAGTCAAAAGTCTGTTGCTGACAGTATTTGCGGAGTTAGCACAAAATATTATTAAATATGCTAACAGAGGGAAGATACTATTGGAGTGTACAAAGTTTGAGGGTAAGGACTGTGTGATGATTTGTTCAAAAGATAATGGACCCGGCATAGAGAAGATTGAAGATGCTTTGAGTGAGAATTTTAGTACATCGGGAACATTGGGCTTAGGTCTCCCAGGGATTAAGCGCATTATGGATGAGTTTCAGATTGAGTCGGAACTTGGTGTGGGGACCGTAGTAAGGACGTTTAGATACTTATGA
- a CDS encoding SpoIIE family protein phosphatase yields MNVAIKVQALLGERHCGDMGLYREFNNGSLLAILVDVTGHGDEAGRLAKKIESRLVFQEDQEVESYLDVVNEICRGEIGCAAGVVKISTDNRFTYAGVGNVLCHIYRNNESKSLVSKDGMLGVRKGSYFKQEYQLEPKNLVLMHTDGLSDFSKKELFFLEHENINSIVHRLVRDCGKMTDDMGCLGIKI; encoded by the coding sequence ATGAATGTGGCGATAAAAGTTCAGGCTTTATTAGGTGAGCGTCACTGTGGTGATATGGGGCTGTATAGAGAATTTAATAATGGAAGCCTTTTAGCCATTCTTGTGGATGTGACGGGGCATGGAGATGAAGCAGGCCGTTTAGCTAAGAAAATTGAATCTCGACTCGTTTTTCAAGAAGATCAGGAAGTTGAGTCCTATCTCGATGTCGTTAACGAAATTTGCCGTGGTGAAATTGGTTGTGCGGCTGGAGTCGTGAAAATTAGTACTGATAATCGCTTTACTTACGCGGGAGTCGGTAATGTGTTGTGCCACATTTATAGAAATAACGAAAGTAAAAGTTTAGTGTCTAAGGACGGTATGCTAGGTGTGAGAAAAGGGAGCTACTTCAAACAAGAATATCAATTGGAGCCAAAGAATTTGGTTTTGATGCACACTGATGGTTTAAGTGATTTTAGTAAAAAAGAGCTGTTTTTTTTAGAGCATGAGAACATAAATTCAATAGTACATCGGCTCGTGCGCGATTGTGGAAAAATGACTGATGATATGGGATGTCTGGGGATAAAAATATGA